A region from the Triticum aestivum cultivar Chinese Spring chromosome 3D, IWGSC CS RefSeq v2.1, whole genome shotgun sequence genome encodes:
- the LOC123080887 gene encoding 60S ribosomal protein L38 has product MPKQIHEIKDFLLTARRKDARSVRIKRTKDAVKFKVRCSRYLYTLCVHDTDKANKLKQSLPPGLNVQEV; this is encoded by the exons ATG CCGAAGCAGATCCACGAGATCAAGGACTTCCTGCTGACGGCGCGGCGGAAGGACGCGCGGTCGGTGCGGATCAAGAGGACCAAGGACGCCGTCAAGTTCAAGGTGCGCTGCTCCAGGTACCTCTACACCCTCTGCGTCCACGACACCGACAAGGCCAACAAGCTCAAGCAGTCCCTCCCCCCAG GTTTGAATGTCCAGGAGGTTTAA